A part of Ictalurus furcatus strain D&B chromosome 8, Billie_1.0, whole genome shotgun sequence genomic DNA contains:
- the cysltr1 gene encoding cysteinyl leukotriene receptor 1 has product MANNTTEFSCPSIDDFRNQVYSTAYSIITILGLVGNGFALVVLIRTYRQSSAFHVYMLNLAVADLLCVCTLPFRVLYYVQKGHWILGDFLCRISSYALYVNLYCSIFFMMAMSFTRFLAIVFPVQNLRLATEKRARVVCACIWVFICGTSSPFLMSGQHFDPRTNKTKCFEPPAESGSLKKLVVLNYFSLVVGFIIPFLVILVCYIGIVRALLGNPNAKKQQNTRTKAIRMIVVVMLAFLVSFMPYHVQRTVHLHFKKQGASCDEINYMQKSVVITLCLAAANSCFDPMLYFFSGENFRHRLSTFRKVSVNSLNMKRNRKMPPSAQPLQKSELEN; this is encoded by the coding sequence ATGGCAAATAACACCACCGAGTTCTCCTGCCCCTCAATTGACGACTTCCGTAACCAGGTCTATTCCACCGCATACTCCATCATCACTATTTTGGGCCTGGTGGGTAACGGCTTTGCGCTGGTGGTGCTCATCAGGACCTACCGCCAATCCTCTGCGTTCCATGTGTACATGCTGAACCTGGCAGTGGCggacctgctgtgtgtgtgcacgctgcCTTTCCGCGTGCTCTACTATGTGCAAAAGGGCCACTGGATACTCGGTGACTTCCTGTGCCGCATCAGCTCGTACGCGCTCTATGTAAACCtctactgcagcattttcttcATGATGGCCATGAGCTTCACACGTTTCCTGGCCATTGTCTTCCCCGTGCAGAACCTGCGCTTGGCCACTGAGAAGCGGGCGCGGGTCGTCTGCGCCTGCATTTGGGTCTTCATTTGTGGCACCAGCTCACCGTTCCTGATGTCCGGCCAGCACTTCGACCCGAGGACCAACAAGACCAAATGCTTTGAGCCGCCAGCGGAATCGGGCAGCCTGAAGAAGCTGGTCGTGCTCAATTACTTCTCACTGGTCGTGGGTTTCATCATACCCTTCCTAGTAATCCTGGTTTGCTACATTGGCATTGTGCGGGCACTGTTGGGCAACCCGAATGCAAAGAAGCAGCAAAACACGCGTACTAAGGCCATCCGCATGATCGTAGTTGTCATGCTGGCCTTCTTGGTCAGCTTCATGCCTTACCATGTGCAGCGTACCGTGCATCTCCACTTTAAGAAGCAAGGTGCCTCGTGTGATGAGATCAACTACATGCAGAAGTCGGTGGTGATCACGCTGTGCCTGGCGGCCGCCAACTCCTGTTTCGACCCCATGCTTTACTTCTTTTCGGGCGAGAACTTCCGTCACAGGCTCTCCACTTTCCGCAAGGTATCGGTGAACTCCCTGAACATGAAGCGCAACCGCAAAATGCCACCATCTGCCCAGCCTCTACAGAAGAGCGAGCTGGAGAATTGA